The Microterricola viridarii genome segment CCGCGACGTCGACGGGCAGCACCACACACACCCGCTATTCGACGTCGCGTCGAGGGCTGTTCGTGCGTGCACTCGTGCGGTTGGCGGAGGTCTGGCAGGCGCTACGCGCCGCGCTCGGCACCGCCCTGGTGTGGCTGCGGGAGACCGTCACACCGGCCGGCGGGCTGGCCGCGCTCGCCCTGCTCGCGCTGCCGCTGGGTGTCGTGCTGGGCTGGACGGAGCTGATCGTGGCCGGTGTGCTCGCCGCCGCGCTGCTGCTACTGGCCGTGCCGTTCCTGCTCGGCGGCAAGGCCTACGCCGTCGAGTTCCTCGTGCCCGTTGACCGCGTCGTCGCCGGCGGCGAGGTGCGCGGCACGCTCGACATCACCAACATCTCCCGCAGCTTCGAGCTGCCGGGGCGCGTGGATGTGCCGATCGGGCGGGGAACGACCGAGATCGCGGTGCCGCTGCTGCGCCCGGGCGCGCACCACCGCGAGCTGGTCATGATCCCCACCCCGCGCCGCGGCATCATCGACATCGGGCCCGTCACCACGCTGCGCACCGACCCGGTCGGGCTGCTGCGCCGCGAGCACGCACAGGCCGAGGTGCACCGCCTCTACGTGCACCCGGTGACCGTGTCGATCCCCAGCACCAGCGCCGGCTTCGTGCGCGACCTCGAGGGCAACCCGACGAACCGCATCGTCGACGCCGACATGTCGTTCCACGCGATCCGCGAGTACGCCTCGGGTGACGCCCAGCGCAGTATCCACTGGAAGTCCACCGCGAAGACCGGCCAGCTGATGGTGCGCCAATACGAGGAGAGCCGCCGGTCACGGCTCGTCGTCGTGCTCAGCCTGCAACCGGCCGACTTCCACAGCGAGGACGAGTTCGAGATCGCGGTGAGCGCGGCCGGCTCCCTCGGTACCCGGGCCATCCGTGACGGCCGCGATCTCGCTGTCGTGGCGAGCGCGCAGATCCAGGAGTTGGCCCGCAGCTCGGTGCACAGCATCCGGAGCCTGCCGGTCGTCTCGACCCGGGCACTGCTCGACGAGCTGAGCGGGGTCGAGACAGCGGTGAGCACCATGCCCATCGAGGACGTCTGCTCGCTCACCGGTCAGGCGATCCCCGACGTGTCGATCGCCATCATCGTCTGCGGCTCGGCGGTGACCGCCACCCGGCTGCGCAGCCTCAGCCTGCGATTCGGCCCGGATGTCGCCGTGCTCGCCGTCCGCATCGACCCGCTTGCCGTGCCGAGCTACCGGGAGCTGGCCGGCGTCGGCGTTCTCACGATCGCCGTGCTCGAGGACCTGCGCTCGCTTCTGGCCAGGAGGGCATCGTGAGCGGGCCGACGCGGCGCAGCCCGCTCCGGGACCGGCTCCGCGGCGTCCCGCTCGTCAGCGGTGGCGCCTACGTTCTGGCCATGGCGGTGCTCGTTGCGGCGGCCGCCTGGCCGATCTACCAGAGCCCGTATTTCCTGGTCGCCGCTGGCGGTGCGGTGCTGCTTGGCATCGGAGTCGCGCTGCTCAGCCTGATCCGCCGCTGGTCCTGGTTCACGACCCTGCTGGTGACCGTCGGCGCCTATCTGGTCTTCGGTGTGCCGCTGGCGGTGCCCTCCGGGCTCGGCGGTGTGCAGGAGGCGCTGCGCGGCTTCCTCGAGCTGCTTGGACGCAGCGTGTTCGGCTGGAAGGAGCTGGTGACGATCGCGTTGCCGGTCGGCAGCTACCAGGCCCTGCTCGTGCCCTTCTTCGCCGTGATGCTCTGCGCCGTCGTGCTGGCGCTTTCGCTGGTCTGGCGCAGCACACGGTTCGACCTGCTCGCCGTGCCGGTGATGCTCGCCGCCATCGGCTTCGGAATCGCCTTCGGCTCGAGCCTGATGAGCCCGGCCTGGAGCCTCGGCGACCTGAGCGTGCCCGCCCCGCGCGAGACGCTGATCGGCGCGGCCGGCTTCCTGCTCTCCCTCAGCTTCCTGACCGGGAGGGCGGGGCGCGTGCGACGGGCCGCGCAGAACCGCAGCGCGGCATCCGGGGCCGGCAGCCGCAGTCTCGCCGGTTCCGCGCGGCGCGCCAGCCGGGCGGCCCTGACCGCTGCCGTGCTGGTCACCGCCGTGGCAGTGGCCGTTCCCGCCGCGGCCGTGCCGCTCCGGGTCGACCAGCGCGATGTGTTGCGCACGGCGATCGAGCCCGAGCTGGCGTTGCGCGAGTTCGTCAGCCCGCTGAGTGCCTACCGCGGCTTCCTCGCCGACGACCGTTTCGACACCGAGCTGCTGCAGCTCTCGTCGCGTGGGGTGCAACCAGACAGGCTGCGCCTGGCGGTCATGAGCTACTACGACGGCGAGGTGTTCCGTGTGGTGGACCCGGCGCGCGGAGTCGACGAGCGTTCGACTGCCTTCGCCCGCACCCCCGGGGTTGCGGTCGGCACGGCCGCCGAGACGACGCTCGACGTCACCGTCGGCGGGTACAACGAGGTGTGGATGCCGCTGGCCGGCCAGCTGGACCGCGTCGACTTCCACGGCAGCCGCAAGCAGGCGCTCACCGATGGCTTCTTCTACAACGAGCGGACCGCGGCCGGCGTGCAGCTGAACCAGCTGCGAGAGGGAGACAGCTTCACCGTGCGCGCGAGCGCCGCGGTCGCCGCCGACCCCAGCGCCCTCGCCGCCGCGCGCAAGCCGCGCACCAGGGCCGAGCTCTTCGACGAGTCCGTGTTCCCCGAGAGCCTCGGCAAATGGGTCGAGGCGCAGAGCCTCGGCAGCAGTGATGGTGCGGCGCTGCAGGAGCTGATCACCCGCCTGCGCCAGCGCGGCTACCTCAGCCACTCGCTGACGGCGGCGGGCCCTGAGGGTCACAAATGGCAGCAGGAGCACCAGAACTACGCCTTCGCGCCGAGTCTGGCCGGGCACTCGGTCGGCCGCATCGACATGCTCTTCAGCTCCTTGCTCGACAAGCAGAACGCGACGAGCACGAGCGACAACACCGAGCTGGTGGCCGCCGTGGGCGACGACGAGCAGTTCGCCGTCGCCGCGGCCCTGCTCGCCGAGTCGCTCGGCTTTCCGGCCCGCGTGGTGCTCGGCTTCCGGCTAGGCGTGGACGGCGCGGCGGCACCGGCATCCGGAATGCCGGCCTGCGCCGACGGCAGCTGCAGTGGGCGCAACCTGAGCGCGTGGATCGAGGTGCAGGATGACGGCGGCCAGTGGATCACCGTCGATGTCACCCCGCAGTACGAGCACCCGCTCTCGCCGAGCGAGGAGCTGACCCGCGACCCGCAGAACACCACGGAGGTGATCACGGACGGTGCGACGGAAGTGACCCCTCCGGATGCCGAGCCCGCGGGCGGCGGAGAGAGCCCCAAAGACGAGGGCGAGCAAGCGCTCGACCTGGCCTGGCTCTTCACGGCGCTGAAGATCGCCGGCCTGGTGCTGCTTGTGCTGCTGCTGCTCGTCGCCCCGCTGCTCGCCATGACACTCGCCAAGGCGCTGCGTCGGCGCTCGCGCCGCAGGGCCGCCGATACGACGGCGCGCATCGCCGGCGGTTGGGACGACTACGTTGACACCGCCGTCGACCTCGGGCTGCCCGCCCCGGGCACCGACACCCGCACCGAGCTGGCGGCCCGTTACGACAGCCCGAACGGCCACACGATCGCCGTGCTCGCCGACGAGGCCGTATTCGGTCCCGTCGACCCGGGCCGGGCCGAGGGCGACGCGTTCTGGGCGGCCGTTGACACCGAACGTGCACTGCTCAGCAGCGAGTTCAGCCGCTGGCAACGACTGCGCGCCCGACTGTCGCTGCGCTCCTTCAGCCAGCGCCTGCGCGCGAAGGCGCCCCGCAATGGGTAGATTCACAGGGAACGGTTCGGTACAGCAGATTTCACGATCTTCGAGAAGGAGGAAGGCGCCGGCACGGCCCGCGGCGTCGCACGACCATGAGTGAAGGCTCGATTCTGCTCGTCGGCGCGGTCGTCGCGATCCTCGCGGTCGTCGCGCTGGCCGTCTGGGGCGCGTTCGCGCTGTCCGCCCGCGCCCGCCGGCGGAGGGCCGAGGCTGAATCGGAGCCGGTGAGCGCACCTCGTCTCGGCGCCCCGGCATTCGCGAGCGCACCCGCCCTCACAGGCATGCCCGCCGACGAGGTGCCCGCGCGCATCCCCTTCGGCAGCGCCGGCGCAGGGGGCGCCGCTCACACCGCTGTCCTCGCCGATGTCGACGCAGCCGATGTCGACGCAGCCGAGAACGCCCCCGCCGAGATCGTCGCCGCCGACGTCCCCGTCGAGACCGCCGCGATCAGCTACACGCTCGCGATGCTCCTGTCCGAGGCGCCCGCGTCGAGCTCGTCCCCGCCTGCCCCCATCGAGATGCCGGTCGAGCTGTCGGTTCGCATCGAGTCCGCGGCGCCGGCGCCGCCCGCCGTGCGGCCGCTGATCGATTCCGTGCCCGACTTCAGCGCCAAGCCAGCCACGCCCGCCGCAGCAGCAGCGCCTGCCGTGTTGAACGTGGAAGAGCTGTCGGCGGCCGCGGTCGCCGCGGCATCCGAGCTCGATGACGCCGCGGACGACATGGAAGCGACCATCATCGCCGGCCGCCGCAACCGGGCGTGGGTGTTCGAGTCCGAGTCGGGCCAGCGGGTTCCGCTTAGCGCCGAGGTGGTGCTGCTCGGACGCAACCCCTCGCCCCTCGCCGGGTTCGAGGACGCCCAGCTGGTCACCGTGCGTGATCTCGGCCGCACCGTGTCCAAGACGCACGCGCGGGTTCAGCGGCACGAGAACGGGTGGCAGATCACCGACCTGAGCTCCACCAACGGCGTCTACCTCATCGGGCCAGACGGCAATGAGATCGAGCTCGAGCCCGGCATCGCCGTGGCCACCACCGACCAGTTCATCTTGGGCGACATGTCTGCCCGCATCTTTCAGGAGGAGTGAGCGGTGCACCAACGCTCTACCGAAACTCTGGCCGAGAACCCCGTCGTGCTCCGCTATCAGGCGCACACGGATGTCGGTCACAAGCGCGCCGTCAACGAAGACGCCGTGCTCGCCGCGCACCCCGTCTTCATCGTGGCCGATGGGATGGGCGGGCACGAGGCCGGCGACCTGGCCAGCGCCGCCATCGTCGAGGCTTTCCTGCCCCTTGTCGGCCTGCCCGAAGTGCTGCCGGAACAGGTGGTCGCCGCGGTCGGGCGGGCCCAGGTGGCCGTCGAGCGCATCTCCGCTGGTCGCGCACGGGGCGCCGGCAGCACCCTCACCGGGGTGGTCCTGGTCAACGAGCAGACCCAACCGGCCTGGCTGGTGTTGAACGTCGGCGACTCCCGGGTTTACCGGTTGAGCGGCGGCGAGCTCAGCCGCATCACGCACGACCACTCGCTGGTGCAGGAGATGCTGGACGCCGGCACGCTGGCGCCGGACGAAGCCGCCGACTACGTGGGGCGCAACGTCATCACGCGTGCGATCGGCGCGGCCGATGCCCGGGCCGACTACTGGATGCACCCCGTCATCGCGGGGGAGCGCCTCTTGGTCTGCTCCGACGGCTTGAGCGGCGAACTCGTCGACGAGGTGCTGCGCGCACTGCTCACGATGGCCGGACCGGTGGAGGCGACCGCATCCGAGCTGCTGACCCAGGCACTGCTCAACGGTGGGCGAGACAACGTGTCGCTGATCGTCATCGACGTCTTGAACAGTGGAACTCAGGTGCCGATCGGCCCCGGGGGTGGCACCGACGTCAGCACCAGCGAACACGACACGGTCGACCTGCTGCTGGAGGACACCACGGAGCTGCCCTGGCGGAAGGGGCGCGGCGGTGGGCGCTGACGAGAACGCGGCGGAGCTCGGCGCTCCCGAGCAGGACCTCGACGAATCCACCCGCATCGTCCGTCGCGGCTACGAGATACCGGACCTCGACGAGGAGACTCGGATCGTCGTCCGCCCGGTGGCGCGCCAGCTCGATCTCGTTGACGAGTTCGACGAGTTCGACGAGTTCGACGAGTCCACCCGCATCGTCAACCGCGCGGTCGTCCCCGACGACGAGTCAACGGTCCTCGACCACCGAGAGTCAACGCCGTCAGGGGCGGATGTCGCGGATGCCACCAACCCAGGCCGCCGGCGGGCCGCGCGCACCGCGGCAGCCCCTGTCGCCATTCCTGCTCCCCAGCCGACGTCGACCGGCGCCGCCCCGGCCCTGCCGCCCCTGCTCGTCGGCACCAGCCTGGCGTCCGGGCAGACCGAGAGCTACCCGCCCCGAGTGCTGCCGGAACCGCCCGTGCCGCAGCACCTGCAGATCGACGTAGAGCCCAGAGAGCGACCCGCTGCGGCCCCGCGCGGCGCGACGGCCCGCCGTGTCGCGCTGACCGTGCTCGTCACACTCGTCGGCGTCGCTGCGCTCGGAGTGGCCGTCGTCGCACTCGTCCTGCTCCTCAACACGCTCTGAGCGCGCACCGCGCGCTGCACACGCCCAGCTACCGGCGCTGGATACACTGAAGCCATGACTGCGACCCCGACGCCGAAGCCACGTCTCCAGCGCCGGGTGCTCGGCCTCTCGATCGCCGGAGCGATTGTGCTCGCGCTCGGAGCGGTGGGAGCCGGCTACGTCGTCGGCCTCGACGCGACATCCAGCGCCGCGGAATCCGCCGGCGTCGGCTCGGGAGAATCGCCGGCTCGCCCCGCGCCCGAGTCCGGCGCGCCGGTCGCCCCGCTGCCGGAGCCCAGCACGGAGCCGGTGTCGCTGGTGCCCGCTGACTGCTCCGGCATCTACAGCACCGACTGGTCCACGCAGATGGACGGTTTAGTGCTCAACCCGGCGTGGAGTAGCGAATCGGGCCAGCCGGCGATCATCGGCAGCTCCGATGAGGAGCTGGAGGCGACACTGCAGGCGGCCGCACCGCTCACCTGCCGTTGGGGCAACGAACAGGGCGGGAGCGATCGGGCCCTCGTGACCAACGTGGCCCAGCTGCACGGCGACCAGTCAGAGGCATCCCTCGCCCGTATGAACGCCATCGGCTACGACTGCTACGACGAGCTCGGCGGCACTCGCTGCATCGTGGAGTCGAAGGATGACAACGGCACCTGGGGTGAATCGCACTTCCTGCGCGATGGAGTGTGGGTCGCCACCCGCTGGATGAACATCGCGCCAGACGGCTACACCCACGACATCGTCAACACCCTCTGGCCGTAGCCAGCTCGGAGCGGGCCAGCTCGCGACACGCCGTGGCCCCGAAAGTGGGGTATCGCCTGCTTGGTGAACCGCGTATGTTTGCGGCCTGAGATATAACGTCGAGCGCGTTCTTGCCCTACACAACTGCGGCTGCTCGATGATGCCGCAGCATACCTTTTTCCCGAGGAGGTTCTTGTGGCAACGCTTTCAGAAATCCTGATCCTGCATGGCCATCTGCCGATCGAGCATCTCGACGCGCTCGCATCCGACGGCGGAACCGACGAGTCCGTCGTGCGTGGCCTGGTCGAGAGCGGCGTCATCTCCGAGGTGCAGCTGACCAAGGCGCGCGCGGCTCAAGCCGGCCTGCCCTACGTCGAGCTGCTCGACTTCCCGGTTGACCGCAACGCGGTCGCGCTCGTCTCAGCAGCGGTGTGCCGCCGCCATGAGCTCCTCCCCATCGCGGTCTCCGGCGACCGCATCGCCGTCGCCATGGTGAACCCCGGCAACGTCTTCGCCATCGACGATGTGCGTGCTGCTGCACGGATGCACGTCGACCCGATCGTTGCGGAACGCAGCGACTTGTTGGCCGCCATTGCCCGCTACCACCGGGCTGACGACGAGCTCAACGACCTCACCAACACGCTCGAAGAAGAGAACGCCCCGCAGGAGTCCACCGACTTCGGCGTCGGCGACTCCGGAGACGATGACGCCCCGATCGTGCGCTTCGTCAACCTGCTGGTCAGCCAGGCCATTCAGGACAAGGCCTCCGACATCCACATCGAGCCGGCCGAGCGCGAGATGCGGGTGCGCTACCGCATCGACGGCGTGCTGCACGAGATGCAGGCCGCCCCGAAGAGCATCCAGAACGGCGTCATCTCGCGCCTCAAGATCATGAGCGACATCGACATCGCCGAGCGGCGCAAACCGCAGGACGGCCGCATGTCGGTCAACCACGGCGGGCGCAAGATCGACCTGCGCGTTGCGACCCTGCCCACGGTGTGGGGTGAGAAGGTCGTCATGCGAATCCTGGACAACACGAACACCAGCCTCGACGTGCGCGACCTCGCCCTGCTGGATCGCAACTTCGAGGCCTACAAGACCAGCTACACCAAGCCGTACGGCATGATCCTGGTGACCGGCCCGACCGGTTCCGGCAAGTCGACGACTCTGTACACGACACTCGGCGCGGTCGCCCGCCCCGAGATCAACGTGATCACCGTCGAAGACCCGGTCGAGTACCGTATGCCGGGCATCAACCAGGTGCAGGTGAACCCCAAGGCCGGCCTCACTTTTGCCAGCGCCCTGCGCAGCATCCTGCGTTCCGACCCGGATGTCGTGCTGCTCGGTGAGATCCGAGACCACGAAACGGCGCAGATCGCCATCGAGGCCTCGCTCACCGGCCACCTCGTGCTCTCCACCCTGCACACGAACGACGCCCCGAGCGCCGTCACCCGTCTTACCGAGATGGAAATCGAGCCGTTCCTCGTCGGTTCCGCCCTCGACTGCGTCGTCGCCCAGCGCCTCGCCCGGCGCCTCTGCGACCGCTGCAAGCGGCCGGAGGAACTGGAGCCCGAGTACGTGGCCCGGCTGCGTTTCCGATACGACCCGCAGCAGTCCCGCCCCGTCGTCTACCAGCCGGTCGGATGCCAGAGCTGCTCGAACACCGGGTACCGCGGACGCATCGCGGTGCACGAGGTGATGACGGTGACGGAGGAGATCGAGCGCATGGCAGTTGCCCGTTCCTCCAGCGCCGAGATCGGCCGCGTGGCCCAAGAACAGGGGATGATCACCTTGCGCGAAGACGGCTGGGAGAAGGCCAAGATGGGTCTCACCTCCATCGAGGAAATCTTGCGAGTGGTGGCGTAGCGCCATGTGGAAAAAGAGGAGAACCGTCATGCAGGATCCGATTCAGGAGACCCAGGAGACGGCAGCCCAGCCCGACGCAACGGAGTCGGAGCCAGGCTTCGACGCGCTGCTCGCCGAGTTCACGAACCGCGCACACGCCGCAGGCCTCGTGGTTCCGGCCGATCTGGGCGGCGCTCCCGCTGCAACCGGAAACGTCGTCGTGCCTCCGGCCGGCGCGCCATTCGGCACCAGCCACTCGGATGCCGCCGCACCGGCCTACTCCGCACTGACGGCGCGGCCCGCGACCGACACACCGATGTTCGCGCCCGCCGCCGCGCAGGCCGCACCCGGCGCGGAGGCCGCTGAGTTCGAGGTGCACCGGTTCGATCCCGTCGCCTACGCCAGTGGGCTCGCGGCCGAGCCGGCGCCAGCCGCGTTTGAGACCCGCATGTTCAGGCCCCCCGTCGCGGCAATGCAGCCTGTCACGGAGCCGGTCGCGGTCGATATCGTCGCGCCGGAGCCAGTCGTGCAGCAGGCTTACGTGCCGGAACCTGTCGTGCAGGAGTCTTACGTACAGGAGCCTGTCGCGCAGCAGCCAGTCGAGCCGGAGTCTGTCGAGCAGGAGCCCGCAGCCTTGCAGCCTGTCGCCTTCGACGAGCGCGATTTCGACGCGGTCGGTTTCGACACGGCGGCCTTCCCGCCGCCGGTCGAAGCGGCCCCGGTGTTCGACCTGCCCGCACCGACGGGGCTGAACGAGCTCTTCGATCCGATCCTGCCCGGCGCGGAGACCGCCGAGGTTGAGATCGAGCAGTACGCCTCCGTCGCCACCGAGGCAATGACCGTGCTTCCCTACCCGGCACAGCCGGTGTTCGACCCGCAGACCTACGCTGCCGCCTACGAGCCGCCGACTGTGGCTTTCACAGCCGTGCAGCTCGACCAGATCGACGAGATCGAGTTCGAGGTCGCCACGCTGAGCTCCGTGGAGCGCGACGCGCTTGAGAACGCCGATGAGTCGCTTGTCGCCGCATTGCAGCAGGTCGTGCTGCAGCGGGCATCCGATCTGCACATCACGAGCGACTCCCCGCCCATGCTGCGGGTCGACGGCGGCCTGCGCCCCGTCACTGCTGACGGTGCGCCGTGGGCGAGCGAGCGCGTGCTGGCTGCCCTGCAGTCGCTGCTCACCGAGGCGCAGAGCGAGAAGTTCGGGCGCGAGCTCGAGCTCGACTTCGCCTTCACAATCTCGGCCAACGCGCGCTTCCGTGTGAACTTCTACCAGCAGCGCGGCGCAGTCGGCGCGGCATTCCGTCTGATCCCGACCGAGATCAAGACGCTCGGCCAGCTCGGCGTGCCCGAGCACATCGGAAGTTTCTCGCAGCTGCCTCGTGGCCTGGTGCTGGTGACCGGCCCGACCGGCTCCGGCAAGTCCACCACGCTGGCCGCCCTCATCGACCTTGCCAACAGCACCAGGGCCGACCACATCGTGACGGTCGAAGACCCGATTGAGTTCCTGCACCAGCACAAGAAGTCGCTCGTCAACCAGCGTGAGGTCGGCAACGACACCCACAGCTTCGCCGCGGCCCTCAAGCACGTGCTGCGCCAAGACCCGGACGTCATCCTCATCGGCGAGCTCCGCGACCTCGAGACCATCTCGGTGGCGCTCACCGCCGCCGAGACCGGCCACCTCGTCTTCGCCACCCTGCACACGCAGGATGCAGCGCAGACGATTGACCGCGTCATCGACGTGTTCCCGCCGCACCAGCAGGAGCACGTGCGGGCCCAGCTCGCCGCGACCCTGCAGGGCGTCGTCTCGCAGACTCTGATCAAGCGCGCCAGCGGCAAGGGCCGTGTCGTCGCCACCGAGGTGCTCCAGACCACGCCCGCCATCGCCAACCTGATCCGCGAGGGCAAGACCTACCAGATCACCTCAATGATGCAGGCGGGCCGCGACCTCGGCATGCACACCATGGACCAGCACCTGGCCGAGCTCGTGAATGCGGGCACCATCACTCAGCAGGCCGCGCGCGAGAAGGCGCACGACCTGGATGGCTTCACCCGGATGCTCTCCGGCGTGGAATCGCCGACGGAAGCGAGCGCACGGGCCATGCAGGTCGGTGGCATCGACTTCGGCGACGCGTACTCGGCGGCCAACCGCTGATGGCGGGCACGGTCGCCTACGCTTACACCGGGCGCGACACCGCGGGCAAAAAGGTCAAGGGCAAGATCGATGCGCCCAGCGAGGGCTCCGCGGCATCCCGCCTGCAAGGGATGGGGATCTCCCCGATCGACATCACCGCTGCGCCCATCGGCACCGGCCTGAACCGCGAGATCAACATCGCCGGGCTCGGCGGAGGAGTCGGTCTCAAAGACCTCTCCATCATGAGCCGACAGATGGCCACCATGATCGGCTCCGGCCTGTCGCTGCTGCGCACGCTGAACATCCTGGCCGAGCAGACCGAGAACAAGAAGCTGGCGGGCATCCTCGGGCAAGTGCGCGACGACGTCGAGACCGGGGTGTCGATCTCCGACGCCTTCGGCAAGCACCCGAACGAGTTCCCGCCGCTCATGATCAACATGGTCAAGGCCGGCGAGACCGGCGGCTTCCTCGACGGGGCGCTCGAATCGATCGCCGAGAATTTCGAGAAAGAGGTCAAGCTCCGATCCACCATCAAGTCGGCGATGACCTACCCGGTGATCGTGTTGCTCATGTCGCTCGGTGCTGTGCTGATCATGCTGATCTTCATCGTGCCGATCTTCAAGGAGATGTTCGCTGGCATGGGGTCAGACCTGCCGTTGCCGACACAGCTCCTGGTGACGATGTCGGAGGCCATGGTCTGGTTTGTGCCGTTGTTGCTGGTGGTCGGCATCATCTTCGCCGTCTGGTGGAGCAAGAACAAGAACACCGAAGAGGTGCGCAAGACGCTCGACCCCTTCCTGCTCAAGCTGCCGGTGTTCGGGCCGTTGCTCAAGAAGATCGCCGTCGCCCGCTTCGCCCGCAACCTCTCCAACATGCTCGGCGCCGGCGTGCCGATCCTGCACGCGTTGAAGATCGTCGGCGAGACCTCGGGAAACTGGGTGATCGAAGACGCCCTCGCCCAGGTGGCCGAATCGGTGCGCCAGGGCCAGTCGATCTCTGGGCCGCTGCTCGCCCAGCCCGTTTTCCCGCCCATGGTGACGCAGATGATTGCCGTTGGCGAGGATGCCGGCTCGCTCGAGACCATGCTCGACAAGATCGGCGATTTCTACGACCACGAGGTCGAGGCGGCCACCGAGCAGCTGACGGCCGCC includes the following:
- a CDS encoding type II secretion system F family protein; this encodes MAGTVAYAYTGRDTAGKKVKGKIDAPSEGSAASRLQGMGISPIDITAAPIGTGLNREINIAGLGGGVGLKDLSIMSRQMATMIGSGLSLLRTLNILAEQTENKKLAGILGQVRDDVETGVSISDAFGKHPNEFPPLMINMVKAGETGGFLDGALESIAENFEKEVKLRSTIKSAMTYPVIVLLMSLGAVLIMLIFIVPIFKEMFAGMGSDLPLPTQLLVTMSEAMVWFVPLLLVVGIIFAVWWSKNKNTEEVRKTLDPFLLKLPVFGPLLKKIAVARFARNLSNMLGAGVPILHALKIVGETSGNWVIEDALAQVAESVRQGQSISGPLLAQPVFPPMVTQMIAVGEDAGSLETMLDKIGDFYDHEVEAATEQLTAAIEPLMIAFLGVVIGGMVIALYMPIFGIAGAVNG